A window from Citrus sinensis cultivar Valencia sweet orange chromosome 3, DVS_A1.0, whole genome shotgun sequence encodes these proteins:
- the LOC102621015 gene encoding small nuclear ribonucleoprotein SmD1a encodes MKLVRFLMKLNNETVSIELKNGTIVHGTITGVDISMNTHLKTVKLTLKGKNPVNLDHLSVRGNNIRYYILPDSLNLETLLVEETPRVKPKKPTAGRPVGRGRGRGRGRGRGRGR; translated from the exons ATGAAGCTCGTCAG GTTCTTGATGAAGTTGAACAATGAGACCGTGTCGATTGAACTGAAGAACGGAACCATTGTTCACGGAACCATCACAG GTGTGGATATCAGTATGAACACACATTTGAAAACAGTGAAACTTACGCTGAAGGGGAAAAATCCAGTGAACTTGGATCACCTAAGTGTGAGGGGTAACAATATCCGTTATTATATCCTTCCTGACAGCTTGAATCTTGAAACATTGCTGGTTGAAGAGACACCTAGGGTCAAGCCAAAGAAGCCGACTGCTG GGAGGCCGGTGGGACGTGGTCGGGGCCGTGGACGCGGTCGCGGGCGTGGCCGTGGTCGTTAG